Proteins encoded by one window of Clostridium perfringens:
- a CDS encoding cell wall-binding protein — translation MKKVREKVAIAVAIASITTISSFVISNGKKVYAEEVRVTATANLDNIKDNGKQLKNESPKANTQEDTNVNNEDLKTDEKKDIKEVESNFVKNAENKTEKINEDKSLENNNNKVSTKLESSDKCVKEIKNDKDSKDKDSKEVKDENVEKVHNNKKDTLEEVENKSDQNNEDKINRDKKVEVKSEEIKSKDNETSKRDEESKKIEGENKEVEIKLDKNQALKSDYININESGQAVIARTESQNNSVTDENEKNGWQTIGGKTYYFENGKVSTGKKEVYDTKNGDYKTYFFNEDGTLVNKPGICTYTEYWGEKRKVYVNNKGEVENGWKTIDGKTYYFDQYNGMLTNVHEIDNGDKKESYLFDNDGVLRKGTGLKEIDGKWYYFNKDNSLASGWKTIDGKTYYFDTYSGRAKGSIRIYDSNHEKYKVYLFNEDGALITEPGIHIYHENWGGERKIYVNNKGEVQSGWQIIDGKTYYFDESNGMVTWVHEINENDKNKSYLFDKDGVLVKGSGWKEINGNWYYLNNDNSLLEGWKTIDDRTYYLDKYNGMVNGVYEVNSGDKKETYLFNKDGSLVKGNGLKEVNGTWYYFNSDNSLENGWKIIDGKTYYFNKYDGRSRGCVRVYDDLNHEKYKVYFFNEDGVLITEPGIHTYHETWGGERKICINNKGEVQSGWQTIDGKTYYFDEHNGMAKGVSCISTGDNYEVYLFNEDGSLVTGNGWKEINGKWYYFNNNNSLANGWKTINGKTYYFSSHMSIGPTLIQGNRPEKLDLYYFGEDGELINRKGWAKLNDDWFYFNDDSSLKTKWQTIGGKTYYFNETTGAMATGQKTTYDYFNHEEKIYCFTSDGSLLKGKDWFSKYDEYNNYKKVWFYIDEDGVLKTGYQTINGKDYYFYCDGKMATGIVNVEGVTGNPKFYYFDNNGELFKKEGWKKINEKWYYLNEDGSLVNEWKKSGSDWYYLNPNYGMAIGPTKVQDDMCLGINVYYFEEDGRLTNRTGWINHINGEFSDWYYVENGGKAALGWNKINGTWYYFNSDAKMVTAPTRIFDKDSSKDKIYFFDKNGAYRRYSGWYELKPVDGEPCWYYFGEDGLAKTGWQTINGNKYWFAPNGIMCKGTSTIFENEVEDGCYKVDLPTYLFNESGALVTSEGWHKVTLYDEDKWCYIDNTGVCKKGLAKINNKYYYFEPHKALMETGVISIYGFNGNKEANYFFDDSGALNTSKGWHKCKDRYNSYYIWCYIDDNGELAEGFKEINGNKYYFKNGVMSTGNTQIEGNQYYFNESGLIAKGWSQNKDGEYYYTDNNGIIQKGWQKINGIWYYFNDGGVMATGPKYMFDENTYDTKLYYFDNSGALQYKKGWVNHIGKYNNDWYYINSNNELSTSWQNINGTWYYFYENGKMAKGSTAVTYSNGDKRYYCFDNSGAWVTNPGWHSWQDEGNKTCWAYINNDGSLAEGWKEINNKWYYFYKENKVMAKGAVKEWDYKTNKPYIQHFFNEDGSWDASEGWKSFKNLEYSPDLQWAYVESNGRLASGWKMIGGQWYYFDEGNGFMVTEKRDINGKFYEFNSNGTLKN, via the coding sequence ATGAAAAAAGTAAGAGAGAAAGTAGCTATTGCCGTAGCTATAGCAAGTATAACTACTATATCTAGCTTTGTAATAAGCAATGGAAAGAAAGTTTATGCTGAAGAAGTAAGGGTTACAGCTACTGCTAATTTAGATAATATTAAGGATAATGGAAAACAATTAAAAAATGAAAGCCCTAAGGCAAATACGCAAGAAGATACAAATGTTAATAATGAAGATTTAAAAACTGATGAAAAAAAAGATATAAAAGAAGTTGAAAGTAATTTTGTAAAGAATGCTGAAAATAAAACAGAAAAAATCAATGAAGATAAAAGTTTAGAGAATAATAATAACAAGGTGTCTACTAAATTAGAGTCTAGTGATAAATGTGTAAAAGAAATTAAAAATGATAAAGATAGTAAAGACAAAGATTCTAAAGAAGTTAAAGATGAAAATGTAGAAAAAGTTCATAATAATAAAAAGGATACTTTAGAAGAAGTAGAAAATAAATCTGATCAAAATAATGAAGATAAAATAAATAGAGATAAGAAAGTAGAAGTAAAAAGTGAAGAAATAAAAAGTAAAGATAATGAAACTTCTAAAAGAGATGAAGAAAGCAAGAAAATAGAAGGCGAAAATAAGGAAGTTGAAATTAAGTTAGATAAAAATCAAGCTTTAAAAAGTGATTACATAAATATTAATGAATCTGGACAAGCGGTAATAGCACGTACAGAAAGTCAAAATAATAGTGTAACTGATGAAAATGAAAAGAATGGATGGCAAACAATAGGTGGTAAAACATATTATTTTGAAAATGGAAAGGTATCAACTGGAAAAAAAGAAGTATATGATACTAAGAATGGAGATTATAAAACATATTTTTTTAATGAGGATGGAACTCTTGTAAATAAGCCAGGAATTTGCACTTATACTGAATATTGGGGTGAAAAAAGAAAGGTCTATGTAAACAATAAAGGTGAAGTTGAAAATGGTTGGAAAACAATAGATGGTAAGACATATTATTTTGATCAATATAATGGTATGTTAACTAATGTTCATGAAATAGATAATGGTGATAAAAAAGAGTCATATTTATTTGATAATGATGGAGTTTTAAGAAAAGGCACTGGATTAAAAGAAATAGATGGGAAGTGGTATTACTTTAATAAGGATAATAGCTTAGCAAGTGGCTGGAAAACAATAGATGGTAAAACATATTATTTTGATACGTATAGTGGTAGAGCAAAGGGAAGTATAAGAATATATGATTCTAATCATGAAAAATACAAAGTGTACCTTTTTAATGAAGACGGAGCTCTTATAACTGAACCAGGTATTCACATTTATCATGAAAATTGGGGTGGAGAAAGAAAGATATACGTAAACAATAAAGGTGAAGTTCAAAGTGGATGGCAAATAATAGATGGTAAGACATATTATTTTGATGAAAGTAATGGTATGGTAACTTGGGTACATGAAATAAATGAGAATGATAAAAATAAATCATATTTATTTGATAAAGATGGAGTTTTAGTAAAGGGTTCTGGATGGAAAGAGATAAATGGAAATTGGTATTATCTTAATAATGATAATAGTTTATTAGAAGGTTGGAAAACAATAGATGATAGAACATATTATCTTGATAAATATAATGGAATGGTAAATGGGGTTTATGAAGTAAATAGTGGGGATAAAAAGGAAACTTATTTATTTAATAAAGATGGATCATTGGTAAAAGGCAATGGTTTAAAAGAAGTAAATGGTACATGGTACTACTTTAATAGTGATAATAGCTTAGAAAATGGCTGGAAAATAATAGATGGCAAAACATATTATTTTAATAAGTATGACGGTAGGTCAAGAGGATGTGTAAGAGTATATGATGATTTAAATCATGAAAAATACAAAGTATATTTCTTTAATGAAGATGGAGTCCTTATAACTGAACCAGGTATTCATACTTATCATGAAACTTGGGGTGGTGAAAGAAAAATATGCATAAATAATAAAGGTGAAGTCCAAAGTGGATGGCAAACAATAGATGGTAAAACATATTATTTTGATGAACATAATGGAATGGCAAAGGGAGTAAGTTGTATAAGTACCGGGGATAATTATGAAGTTTACTTATTTAATGAAGATGGAAGTTTAGTAACAGGAAATGGTTGGAAAGAGATAAATGGTAAGTGGTATTATTTCAACAATAATAATAGTTTAGCAAATGGGTGGAAGACTATTAATGGAAAGACATATTATTTTAGTTCTCACATGAGTATAGGACCAACTTTAATACAAGGTAATAGACCAGAAAAATTAGATTTATATTATTTTGGAGAAGATGGAGAATTAATAAATAGAAAAGGATGGGCAAAATTAAATGATGACTGGTTCTATTTCAATGATGATAGTTCATTAAAAACTAAGTGGCAAACAATAGGGGGAAAGACATATTATTTTAATGAAACAACAGGGGCTATGGCAACTGGTCAAAAAACTACTTATGATTACTTTAATCATGAGGAAAAAATATACTGTTTTACTTCTGATGGATCCTTGTTAAAAGGAAAAGACTGGTTTAGTAAATATGATGAATATAATAATTATAAAAAAGTTTGGTTCTATATAGATGAAGATGGAGTTTTAAAAACAGGTTATCAAACAATTAATGGTAAGGATTATTATTTTTATTGTGATGGAAAAATGGCTACTGGAATAGTTAATGTTGAAGGTGTTACAGGAAACCCTAAGTTCTATTATTTTGATAATAATGGAGAGTTATTTAAAAAAGAGGGATGGAAAAAAATAAATGAAAAATGGTATTATTTAAATGAAGATGGATCTTTAGTTAATGAATGGAAAAAATCAGGAAGTGATTGGTATTATTTAAATCCTAATTATGGAATGGCTATTGGTCCTACAAAAGTTCAAGATGACATGTGTTTAGGTATTAATGTATATTATTTTGAAGAAGATGGAAGATTAACTAATAGAACTGGATGGATTAACCATATAAATGGAGAATTTAGTGATTGGTACTATGTTGAGAATGGTGGAAAGGCAGCATTAGGATGGAATAAAATCAATGGAACTTGGTACTATTTTAATAGTGATGCAAAAATGGTTACAGCTCCAACTAGAATATTTGATAAAGATAGTTCAAAAGATAAGATTTACTTCTTTGACAAGAATGGTGCATATAGAAGATATTCAGGATGGTATGAACTTAAACCTGTAGATGGAGAGCCATGTTGGTATTATTTTGGAGAAGATGGTTTAGCTAAAACAGGTTGGCAAACAATAAATGGAAATAAGTATTGGTTTGCACCTAATGGAATAATGTGTAAAGGAACTAGTACTATTTTTGAAAATGAAGTTGAAGATGGTTGTTATAAAGTAGATTTACCAACATATTTATTTAATGAAAGTGGAGCTTTAGTAACTAGTGAAGGATGGCATAAGGTTACTTTATATGATGAAGATAAATGGTGTTATATAGATAATACTGGAGTATGTAAAAAAGGATTAGCAAAAATAAATAATAAATATTATTATTTTGAACCTCATAAGGCGTTAATGGAAACTGGAGTAATTTCTATATATGGGTTTAATGGAAATAAGGAAGCAAATTATTTCTTTGATGATAGTGGAGCATTAAATACTTCAAAAGGATGGCATAAGTGCAAAGATAGATATAATTCTTATTATATTTGGTGTTATATTGATGATAATGGTGAATTGGCAGAGGGATTTAAAGAAATAAATGGAAATAAATATTATTTTAAGAATGGAGTTATGAGTACAGGAAATACTCAAATAGAGGGAAACCAATATTACTTTAATGAATCTGGATTGATAGCAAAAGGTTGGAGCCAGAATAAAGATGGAGAATATTACTATACAGATAATAATGGTATTATTCAAAAAGGATGGCAAAAAATCAATGGAATTTGGTATTATTTTAATGACGGTGGAGTAATGGCAACTGGTCCTAAATATATGTTTGATGAAAACACTTATGACACAAAACTATATTATTTTGATAATAGTGGAGCTCTACAATATAAAAAAGGTTGGGTTAATCATATTGGGAAATATAATAATGATTGGTACTATATAAACTCAAATAATGAATTATCAACTAGTTGGCAAAATATAAATGGAACATGGTATTATTTTTATGAAAATGGAAAAATGGCAAAAGGTTCAACTGCAGTTACTTATTCAAATGGTGATAAAAGATATTATTGTTTTGATAATAGTGGAGCATGGGTTACTAATCCAGGATGGCATTCATGGCAAGATGAAGGTAATAAGACATGTTGGGCTTATATAAATAATGATGGAAGCTTGGCTGAAGGGTGGAAAGAGATAAATAATAAATGGTATTATTTCTACAAAGAAAATAAAGTTATGGCTAAAGGTGCTGTTAAGGAATGGGATTATAAGACTAATAAACCATATATTCAACATTTCTTTAATGAAGATGGATCTTGGGATGCTTCAGAAGGATGGAAGTCATTTAAGAATTTAGAATACTCACCAGATTTACAATGGGCTTATGTTGAATCAAATGGAAGATTAGCTTCTGGATGGAAGATGATTGGTGGACAATGGTATTATTTTGATGAAGGTAATGGTTTCATGGTTACAGAAAAGAGAGATATTAATGGTAAGTTTTATGAATTTAATTCTAATGGTACTTTAAAAAATTAA
- a CDS encoding VanZ family protein, producing the protein MIIISQNTFLVVGIILFCLFRGAIKIKGIIKEEYTYKQIYSNEEFIFDLFCIYLIGVASKVYFPLTIAWGNKLVYNPPEVWLSPLWSIKQIYHQGGVGDVIYQLIGNSIMLSPMAFFLCYFYSIDEEKLTLGKGIIDKINKILEGFELHNKKKLKEDSYIPSLNTVLKFCFFMSLFIESSQVILSLVFPNTKRFFEVNDLMCNTLSGVWGYYIYIKIIKLDIIPRKIFKL; encoded by the coding sequence ATGATTATTATTTCCCAAAACACATTTTTAGTAGTAGGAATTATACTCTTTTGTTTATTTAGAGGAGCAATTAAAATTAAAGGAATAATTAAGGAAGAATACACATATAAGCAAATATATTCTAATGAAGAATTTATCTTTGATTTATTTTGTATTTACTTAATTGGAGTTGCCTCTAAAGTTTACTTTCCACTTACCATAGCTTGGGGAAATAAGCTTGTTTATAATCCACCAGAAGTTTGGCTTAGTCCTTTGTGGAGTATAAAGCAAATATACCATCAAGGGGGAGTGGGAGATGTTATTTATCAGCTAATAGGAAACTCAATTATGTTAAGTCCAATGGCATTTTTTCTTTGCTATTTTTATAGTATAGATGAAGAAAAATTAACTTTAGGAAAAGGGATTATAGATAAAATCAATAAAATTTTAGAAGGCTTTGAGTTGCATAATAAAAAGAAGCTTAAAGAAGATTCATATATACCTTCATTAAATACAGTGTTGAAATTCTGCTTTTTTATGTCTTTATTCATAGAGAGTTCCCAGGTTATATTATCCTTAGTTTTTCCTAATACAAAAAGATTTTTTGAAGTAAATGATCTTATGTGTAATACTTTAAGTGGAGTTTGGGGATATTATATTTATATTAAAATTATTAAATTAGATATAATACCAAGAAAGATATTTAAGTTATAA
- the galU gene encoding UTP--glucose-1-phosphate uridylyltransferase GalU, with protein sequence MNNKIRKAIIPAAGLGTRFLPATKAQPKEMLPIVDKPTIQYIIEEAIASGIEEILVITGRSKKSIEDHFDRNVELEMELEKSGKTELLDLVRDISDMVDIHYIRQKEPRGLGHAIYCAKTFVGDEPFAILLGDDVVYNEEKPCLKQLIDCYNEYRTSVLGVQTVPEENVSKYGIVNGKHIEGRVYKVKGLVEKPSPEEAPSNVAILGRYIVTPRIFDILENTKPGKGGEIQLTDALLELMSEEAMYAYDFEGRRYDVGDKLGFLEATVEYALRRPDLRDGFIDYLRELSATENIFTEANGKEKKDKEEELVTEA encoded by the coding sequence ATGAACAATAAAATAAGAAAAGCTATAATACCAGCAGCAGGTCTTGGTACTAGATTTTTACCTGCAACAAAGGCACAACCTAAGGAGATGCTTCCAATAGTTGATAAGCCAACTATTCAATACATAATTGAGGAAGCTATAGCTTCAGGTATAGAGGAAATACTTGTTATTACAGGAAGAAGTAAAAAATCAATTGAAGATCACTTTGATCGTAATGTGGAACTTGAAATGGAACTTGAAAAGTCAGGAAAAACTGAACTTTTAGATTTAGTTAGAGATATATCAGATATGGTTGATATCCATTATATAAGACAAAAAGAGCCAAGAGGACTTGGACATGCTATATATTGTGCTAAGACTTTTGTAGGGGATGAGCCTTTTGCTATACTACTTGGTGATGATGTAGTTTATAATGAAGAAAAGCCATGTTTAAAGCAATTAATTGATTGTTATAATGAATATAGAACTAGTGTGTTAGGTGTACAAACTGTTCCAGAGGAAAATGTCTCTAAATACGGAATAGTTAATGGAAAACACATTGAAGGTAGAGTTTATAAAGTAAAAGGCTTAGTTGAAAAGCCATCACCAGAAGAAGCACCTTCAAATGTTGCTATATTAGGAAGATATATAGTAACGCCAAGAATATTTGATATATTAGAAAACACAAAACCTGGTAAAGGTGGAGAAATTCAATTAACAGATGCACTTTTAGAGCTTATGAGCGAAGAGGCTATGTATGCTTATGACTTTGAAGGAAGAAGATATGATGTGGGAGATAAATTAGGATTCTTAGAAGCGACTGTTGAATACGCTTTAAGAAGACCAGATCTTAGAGATGGGTTTATTGATTACTTAAGAGAATTATCTGCTACAGAAAATATCTTTACTGAAGCAAATGGTAAAGAAAAAAAGGATAAAGAAGAAGAGCTTGTAACAGAAGCTTAA
- the galE gene encoding UDP-glucose 4-epimerase GalE — protein MNILLTGGIGYIGSHTIVELLRDDNNSVVVIDNLVNSRKEVKDIVEKITGKHIKFYEGDLVNFEDIDKVFKNEKIDAVIHFASLKAVGESVEKPLEYYNNNIIGTLNLLTSMRNHNVKKFIFSSSATVYGESEIVPVHEGLQAGFATNPYGRCKAMIEEILRDLYISDNSWDIVLLRYFNPVGAHESGLIGELPNGIPNNLMPYVSKVADGELDYVRVFGDDYNTPDGTGVRDYIHVVDLARGHVAAMKKLKDGSGISTYNLGTGQGYSVLDIIKAFSKASGKEIPYKIVDRRVGDIAISFADPSKAEKELGWKAEKNLEDMCKDFWKWQCVGMKNFK, from the coding sequence ATGAATATATTATTAACTGGTGGAATTGGCTATATAGGAAGCCATACAATAGTAGAATTATTAAGGGATGATAATAATTCTGTAGTTGTTATTGATAACTTAGTAAATAGTAGAAAAGAAGTTAAGGATATAGTTGAAAAGATAACAGGAAAGCATATAAAGTTTTACGAAGGTGACTTAGTAAATTTTGAAGATATAGATAAGGTTTTTAAAAATGAAAAAATAGATGCTGTTATACACTTTGCTTCTCTTAAGGCAGTAGGGGAATCAGTAGAAAAACCTTTAGAATATTATAATAACAATATTATTGGAACTTTAAATCTTTTGACAAGTATGAGAAATCATAATGTTAAGAAATTTATATTTAGTTCTTCAGCTACTGTTTATGGAGAAAGTGAAATAGTACCTGTACATGAAGGACTTCAAGCAGGTTTTGCAACAAATCCATATGGTAGATGTAAGGCTATGATAGAGGAGATTTTAAGAGATTTATATATTTCAGATAATTCATGGGATATTGTACTTCTTAGATACTTTAATCCAGTTGGAGCTCATGAAAGTGGATTAATTGGAGAATTACCTAATGGAATACCAAATAACCTTATGCCTTATGTTTCAAAGGTGGCTGATGGTGAATTAGACTACGTAAGAGTATTTGGAGATGATTATAACACTCCAGATGGAACTGGTGTAAGGGATTATATACATGTTGTAGACTTAGCAAGAGGACATGTAGCTGCTATGAAAAAGTTAAAGGATGGTTCTGGAATTAGCACATATAATCTAGGAACTGGACAAGGATATTCTGTATTAGATATAATAAAAGCTTTTTCAAAAGCATCAGGTAAGGAAATACCTTATAAAATAGTAGATAGAAGAGTAGGAGATATTGCTATAAGTTTTGCAGATCCATCAAAGGCAGAAAAAGAACTTGGATGGAAGGCTGAGAAAAACTTAGAGGACATGTGCAAAGACTTCTGGAAATGGCAATGCGTTGGAATGAAAAACTTTAAATAA
- a CDS encoding sigma-70 family RNA polymerase sigma factor → MAEKKQRFINKTARELRLLGEKGNKEALNELIIRGKKGDKCAMAEIVSIYEGLIHKYSTRFFINGYDVDDLKQIARSVIIESISKFDGDHGSEFIFFISTNVKNKLGTMCKKKENRLDFSSLDSPIGEGITIGETIKDDISIEDEYVEREKMRAFVKALANISKSDREFILYVYKDRGNFQKYCQEHKHITTYSKARWRKERILKKLREEMKNFE, encoded by the coding sequence ATGGCAGAAAAGAAGCAAAGATTTATTAATAAGACTGCTAGGGAACTTAGACTTTTAGGGGAAAAGGGAAATAAGGAAGCTTTAAATGAGTTAATTATTAGGGGTAAAAAGGGTGATAAGTGTGCTATGGCTGAGATTGTTTCTATTTATGAAGGGTTAATTCATAAATACTCTACTAGGTTTTTTATTAATGGTTATGATGTTGATGATTTAAAGCAAATAGCTAGAAGTGTTATTATTGAATCCATAAGTAAATTTGATGGGGATCATGGTTCTGAGTTTATATTTTTTATTAGTACAAATGTTAAGAATAAACTTGGAACTATGTGTAAGAAGAAGGAGAATAGACTTGATTTTTCAAGTTTAGATAGTCCTATAGGAGAGGGTATTACTATTGGTGAGACAATTAAGGATGACATTTCCATAGAGGATGAATATGTTGAGAGAGAAAAAATGAGAGCTTTCGTAAAAGCTTTAGCTAATATTTCAAAAAGCGATAGGGAATTTATACTTTATGTATACAAAGATAGAGGAAACTTTCAGAAATATTGCCAAGAGCATAAGCATATTACCACTTATTCAAAAGCAAGATGGAGAAAGGAAAGAATACTAAAGAAACTTAGGGAAGAAATGAAAAACTTTGAATAA
- the galU gene encoding UTP--glucose-1-phosphate uridylyltransferase GalU has product MNKKIRKAIIPAAGLGTRFLPATKAQPKEMLPIVDKPTIQYIIEEAIASGIEEILIITGRSKKCIEDHFDKSVELEMELEKSGKNELLDLVRDISDMVDIHYIRQKEPRGLGHAIHCAKTFVGDEPFAILLGDDVVYNEEKPCLKQLIDCYNEYKTSVLGVQTVPENHVSKYGIVDGKHIEGKVYKVKGLVEKPSVEEAPSNVAILGRYIVTPRIFDILENTKPGKGGEIQLTDALLELMGQEAMYAYDFEGRRYDVGDKLGFLEATVEYALRRPELREGFIEYLNNLSEKESLFKKEVEKEIITV; this is encoded by the coding sequence GTGAATAAGAAAATAAGAAAAGCTATAATACCAGCAGCAGGTCTTGGTACTAGATTTTTACCTGCAACAAAGGCTCAACCTAAGGAGATGCTTCCAATAGTTGATAAGCCAACTATTCAATACATAATTGAGGAAGCTATAGCTTCAGGGATTGAAGAGATTCTTATTATTACAGGAAGAAGCAAAAAATGTATTGAGGATCACTTTGATAAGTCTGTTGAGCTTGAAATGGAACTTGAGAAATCAGGTAAGAATGAGCTTTTAGATTTGGTTAGGGATATATCAGATATGGTTGATATTCATTATATAAGACAAAAGGAGCCAAGAGGACTTGGACATGCTATACATTGTGCAAAGACTTTTGTAGGGGATGAACCTTTTGCTATACTACTTGGGGATGATGTAGTTTATAATGAGGAAAAGCCATGTTTAAAACAGTTAATTGATTGTTATAATGAATATAAAACTAGTGTATTAGGAGTTCAAACTGTTCCAGAAAATCATGTTTCTAAGTATGGAATAGTAGATGGAAAACATATTGAAGGAAAAGTCTATAAGGTTAAGGGATTGGTTGAAAAACCTTCTGTTGAAGAAGCACCTTCAAATGTTGCTATATTAGGAAGATACATAGTAACTCCAAGAATATTTGATATTTTAGAAAATACTAAGCCTGGAAAGGGTGGAGAAATTCAATTAACAGATGCTCTTCTAGAACTTATGGGACAAGAAGCAATGTATGCTTATGACTTTGAGGGAAGAAGATATGATGTTGGAGATAAACTTGGATTCTTAGAAGCTACTGTTGAATATGCTTTAAGAAGACCAGAGCTTAGAGAAGGATTTATAGAATATCTAAATAACTTATCAGAAAAAGAATCTTTATTCAAAAAAGAAGTTGAAAAAGAGATTATTACTGTATAA
- a CDS encoding LCP family protein, with protein sequence MILTLDEEYKVIKLASIMRDSYVDVPGHGDDKITHAYAFGGSELAMKTLNDNFKVNVEDFMSINFTSLPEIIDKLGEVKINIIPEEIHHIPEITFLGEQVLNGEQALTYSRIRYANGGDYKRKERQRVVLEAVFEKLKVTPTKEYPSLIDDFL encoded by the coding sequence ATGATTCTTACTTTAGATGAGGAATATAAAGTTATAAAGTTAGCTTCTATTATGAGAGATTCTTATGTTGATGTTCCAGGGCATGGTGATGATAAGATTACTCATGCCTATGCCTTTGGAGGATCAGAACTTGCTATGAAAACTTTAAATGATAATTTTAAGGTTAATGTAGAAGATTTTATGTCTATTAATTTTACTTCTCTTCCAGAGATTATTGATAAATTAGGTGAAGTTAAGATTAATATAATTCCAGAAGAAATTCATCATATCCCAGAAATAACTTTTCTAGGAGAACAAGTTTTAAATGGAGAACAAGCTTTAACTTATTCTAGAATAAGATATGCTAATGGTGGAGATTATAAAAGAAAAGAAAGACAAAGAGTAGTATTAGAAGCCGTTTTTGAAAAGTTAAAAGTAACTCCTACAAAAGAGTATCCTTCATTAATTGATGACTTTTTATAA
- a CDS encoding nucleotide sugar dehydrogenase: MSKLNIIGLGYIGLPTALMFASNGLEVVGTDLNENLVNTLNKGSLTFEEEGLEKVFKKALNNGIEFKTEYEKTNKYIITVPTPYVKESKKIDARYIESATKQILEVCEPNTILVIESTVSPGTIDKFVRPIIEEKGFEIGKDIQLVHAPERIIPGNMVYELEHNSRTIGADSKDIGKEVKSWYKSFCKGDIVVTDIKVAEMSKVVENTFRDINIAFANELTKMCNREGMDVYELIKIANKHPRVNILQPGPGVGGHCISVDPWFLVGDYPDIVNVVLGARQVNDAMPQYVFDKLHKIMKENNIKDYSKIGLYGLTYKENVDDMRESPTLQLLDIFTKYNMENIKVYDPFIKEKKFNGQEMSLNEFLNDIEIVVILVAHDEIKNNQHLLENKIIYDTRNVIKIGEKIYKI, translated from the coding sequence ATGAGTAAATTAAATATTATTGGATTAGGATATATAGGATTACCAACAGCTTTAATGTTTGCATCAAATGGGCTAGAAGTAGTTGGAACAGATTTAAATGAGAATTTAGTAAATACTTTAAACAAAGGAAGTTTAACTTTTGAAGAGGAAGGATTAGAAAAAGTTTTTAAAAAAGCTTTAAATAATGGAATTGAATTTAAAACTGAATATGAAAAAACAAATAAATATATAATTACAGTACCAACACCATATGTAAAAGAATCAAAGAAAATAGATGCAAGATATATAGAGAGTGCTACTAAGCAAATTTTAGAGGTTTGTGAACCTAATACGATATTAGTTATAGAATCAACTGTTTCACCAGGTACTATAGATAAATTTGTTAGACCTATAATTGAAGAAAAAGGTTTTGAAATTGGAAAAGATATACAGTTAGTACATGCACCTGAAAGAATAATACCTGGCAATATGGTTTATGAATTAGAACATAATTCAAGAACAATAGGAGCTGATTCAAAAGATATTGGAAAAGAAGTTAAATCATGGTATAAGTCATTTTGCAAAGGAGATATAGTTGTAACTGATATAAAAGTAGCTGAAATGAGTAAAGTTGTTGAAAATACTTTTAGAGATATAAATATAGCTTTTGCAAATGAACTTACTAAAATGTGTAATAGAGAAGGTATGGATGTTTACGAATTAATAAAAATAGCTAATAAACATCCAAGAGTTAATATACTTCAACCTGGACCAGGAGTAGGAGGACATTGTATATCAGTTGATCCATGGTTTTTAGTTGGAGATTATCCAGATATAGTTAACGTAGTTTTAGGCGCTAGACAAGTTAATGATGCTATGCCTCAATATGTGTTTGATAAATTACATAAAATAATGAAGGAAAATAATATTAAAGATTATTCTAAAATTGGATTATATGGATTAACATACAAAGAAAATGTAGATGATATGAGAGAAAGTCCAACATTACAACTTTTGGATATATTTACAAAGTATAATATGGAAAATATAAAAGTTTATGATCCATTTATAAAAGAGAAGAAATTTAATGGACAAGAAATGAGTTTAAATGAATTTTTAAATGATATAGAGATTGTAGTAATATTAGTTGCACATGATGAAATTAAAAATAATCAACATTTATTAGAAAATAAGATAATATATGATACTAGAAATGTAATTAAGATTGGGGAAAAAATATATAAAATATAA